A single region of the Lentimicrobiaceae bacterium genome encodes:
- a CDS encoding 30S ribosomal protein S6, whose product MLKNYETVFIMTPVLSDEQMKEAVGKFQKLLKDKGAEIVHEDHWGLRKFAYPIQKKTSGFYHLIEFKSEGSVINDLEVAFKRDERILRFLTVALDKHAVAYNEKKRVNKAAAAVAETNTEA is encoded by the coding sequence ATGTTGAAAAACTATGAAACCGTTTTCATTATGACTCCCGTTTTGTCTGATGAACAGATGAAGGAAGCGGTTGGAAAATTTCAGAAATTACTGAAAGACAAGGGGGCTGAGATAGTCCACGAAGATCATTGGGGCTTACGTAAGTTTGCTTATCCTATTCAGAAAAAGACCTCAGGTTTTTATCATCTGATTGAATTTAAGTCAGAAGGTAGTGTAATCAATGATCTTGAAGTAGCCTTCAAGCGTGACGAGCGCATTTTACGCTTTTTAACTGTAGCCCTCGACAAACATGCCGTTGCCTACAACGAAAAGAAACGCGTGAACAAAGCTGCTGCAGCCGTGGCCGAAACCAATACTGAAGCCTAA
- a CDS encoding 30S ribosomal protein S18 — protein sequence MANQPNSEIKYLTPIAVDVKKKKYCRFKKSGIKYIDYKDADFLMKFVNEQGKILPRRITGTSTKYQRKVAQAVKRARHIALMPYVADLLK from the coding sequence ATGGCAAATCAACCTAATTCCGAAATAAAATACTTAACTCCGATTGCGGTCGATGTTAAGAAAAAGAAATACTGCCGTTTTAAAAAGAGCGGTATCAAGTATATCGACTATAAAGATGCTGACTTCCTTATGAAGTTTGTAAATGAGCAGGGTAAAATTCTTCCCCGTCGTATTACAGGTACATCAACCAAATACCAGCGCAAGGTTGCGCAGGCGGTAAAAAGGGCCCGTCATATTGCCCTGATGCCTTACGTGGCTGATTTATTAAAATAA
- a CDS encoding 50S ribosomal protein L9 — translation MEVILKKDIPNLGYATDIIKVRDGYGRNYLIPQGLAILATEPNKKMNAETLKQKAFKEEKIRKEAEAMVKLLENITVKIGAKVASTGKIFGSVNSLQIAEALKAQFNYDVDRKKIHLDGDSVKEVGEYKAKVMLHKGVSVLVNFEVFAE, via the coding sequence ATGGAAGTCATTCTCAAAAAAGATATACCCAATCTGGGATACGCCACCGATATCATCAAGGTTCGTGATGGCTATGGTCGCAACTATCTTATTCCTCAGGGTCTTGCTATTCTTGCAACTGAGCCGAACAAGAAAATGAATGCTGAAACTTTGAAACAAAAAGCATTTAAAGAAGAAAAGATTCGCAAAGAAGCTGAAGCAATGGTTAAACTGTTGGAAAACATTACAGTTAAAATCGGCGCTAAAGTTGCTTCTACTGGTAAAATCTTTGGTTCAGTTAACTCATTGCAAATTGCTGAAGCCCTTAAAGCTCAATTTAATTACGATGTTGATCGTAAGAAAATTCATCTTGATGGCGATTCAGTAAAAGAAGTTGGCGAATACAAAGCAAAAGTAATGCTCCACAAAGGTGTTAGTGTTTTGGTTAACTTCGAAGTTTTTGCTGAATAG
- a CDS encoding RNA methyltransferase yields MISKNQLKFVNALKLHKFREAEGLFIAEGIKLVDELLQSNFQIKQIFATRQWLDDGHLHAQRNQIQAQEITDAELERISLLNSPNQVLAVAVKPEYLPLPDVRKEWVLLLDQIKDPGNLGTIIRTADWFGFHRIIASPNSVEVWNPKVVQASMGSVFRLPVHYHDLTELLMEYNGKVPVYGTLLEGVAPASVAISKYGMVVVGNESHGISEAILPFITTKISIPAAAVSSQGRAESLNASIATAIICYEIRRQHPV; encoded by the coding sequence ATGATTTCTAAAAACCAGTTAAAGTTTGTGAATGCGCTGAAACTTCATAAATTTCGTGAAGCAGAAGGGCTTTTTATTGCTGAAGGTATTAAACTTGTGGATGAATTGCTTCAAAGCAATTTTCAGATCAAACAAATTTTTGCTACCAGGCAATGGCTAGACGACGGTCATCTTCATGCTCAACGAAACCAAATTCAAGCGCAGGAGATTACTGATGCTGAACTGGAGCGGATAAGTTTGCTTAATTCACCCAATCAGGTACTGGCTGTTGCCGTAAAACCTGAGTATTTGCCCCTGCCCGATGTGCGTAAGGAATGGGTGTTATTGCTCGACCAGATAAAAGATCCGGGAAACCTGGGCACCATCATCAGAACTGCTGACTGGTTTGGTTTTCACAGGATTATTGCTTCACCCAATAGTGTTGAGGTTTGGAATCCTAAAGTTGTACAGGCCAGTATGGGCTCTGTTTTCAGATTGCCCGTTCACTACCACGACTTAACTGAACTGCTGATGGAGTATAATGGTAAAGTGCCTGTTTATGGAACTTTGCTCGAAGGAGTTGCGCCGGCAAGTGTAGCAATAAGCAAATATGGTATGGTTGTAGTGGGAAATGAATCTCATGGTATCTCTGAGGCTATCTTGCCTTTTATTACAACTAAGATTTCTATTCCGGCAGCTGCCGTGAGCAGTCAGGGTAGAGCCGAATCTTTAAATGCCTCTATCGCTACAGCTATTATTTGTTATGAAATCAGAAGACAGCATCCGGTTTAA
- a CDS encoding membrane or secreted protein, translated as MTLKIVLLTILIVGLSIAGIAIKMFFKKGGEFRKSCGSVDPTTGMKIGCSCGAGGEGNGSCKNKED; from the coding sequence ATGACTCTAAAAATTGTACTGCTAACCATACTCATTGTCGGGCTTTCAATTGCCGGAATTGCGATTAAAATGTTTTTCAAAAAAGGGGGTGAATTCCGCAAATCATGTGGAAGTGTAGACCCTACCACCGGAATGAAAATAGGGTGCTCCTGCGGCGCAGGAGGTGAGGGAAACGGAAGTTGTAAGAATAAAGAAGATTAA
- a CDS encoding FAD:protein FMN transferase produces MKKFLSILFLINFTLWSCGPHTPKKEFKINGLAQGTYYAITYYDKEEQDLQPSIDSFFKAFDYSASNYLNQSIISRFNRNDTDVVADNNFTAVFNKAMEVSVKTNGAFDITVMPLINAWGFGFTDPMKLDSAKIDSILPLIDYRNVQLINGKLVKKNPDIMIDFNAIAQGYSADLIGQILESKGIQDYLIDVGGEVLAKGTKAKKELWRVGIEQPAADADAARTLNSVVKLENKALATSGNYRKYIIKDGKRYSHTIDPKTGFPVEHTALSVSVLADDCMTADAYATAFMVMGVEKTKAFLDQHPELEAYIIYSDKNDELKTWGSKGLLAIIENEAPATK; encoded by the coding sequence ATGAAGAAGTTCCTTTCTATTCTTTTTTTAATCAATTTTACCTTATGGTCATGTGGCCCTCATACCCCAAAAAAGGAATTTAAAATTAACGGGCTTGCCCAGGGAACATATTATGCCATAACATATTATGACAAAGAAGAGCAGGATTTACAACCCTCTATTGATAGTTTTTTTAAAGCTTTTGACTATTCGGCTTCCAATTACCTGAATCAATCCATCATTTCACGATTCAACAGGAATGATACGGATGTGGTTGCTGACAATAATTTTACAGCCGTTTTTAATAAAGCAATGGAAGTTTCGGTCAAAACCAACGGAGCTTTTGACATTACCGTTATGCCCCTTATCAATGCCTGGGGATTTGGTTTTACCGACCCTATGAAACTTGATTCAGCAAAAATTGACAGTATTCTGCCCCTGATTGACTATAGAAATGTGCAGTTGATCAATGGCAAGCTTGTGAAGAAAAACCCCGACATTATGATTGATTTTAATGCCATTGCGCAGGGGTATTCAGCTGATTTGATTGGTCAGATTCTTGAATCAAAAGGCATACAAGACTACCTGATTGATGTGGGAGGAGAAGTCTTGGCTAAAGGCACCAAAGCGAAAAAAGAGCTGTGGAGAGTTGGAATAGAGCAACCCGCTGCAGATGCTGATGCGGCCAGAACCCTGAATTCAGTAGTTAAACTCGAAAATAAAGCGCTGGCAACATCGGGCAATTACAGGAAATATATCATTAAGGATGGAAAAAGATATTCGCATACCATCGACCCTAAAACAGGGTTCCCGGTAGAACACACAGCCTTGAGCGTATCAGTATTGGCTGATGATTGTATGACCGCAGATGCTTATGCAACAGCATTTATGGTAATGGGTGTTGAAAAAACAAAAGCCTTTCTCGATCAGCATCCCGAACTTGAAGCATACATCATTTACTCAGATAAAAATGATGAGTTAAAAACATGGGGCAGTAAAGGGCTGTTGGCAATCATCGAAAATGAAGCGCCCGCAACAAAATAA
- a CDS encoding NADH:ubiquinone reductase (Na(+)-transporting) subunit F has protein sequence MIVLISIVVFLTIILLLVGVLLYVRAKLTPPGKVKITINDEKEIEAQPGSTLLSTLATEKIFLPSACGGGGTCAMCKCQVFEGAGEILPTEKGYFTRKEQQNHWRLGCQVKVREDLKISIPKEIFGIKKWECEVVSNRNVATFIKEFVVRLPEGETLDFQSGGYIQIDVPKCDVDFKDIVVEDKFREDWDKLNIWNLKMKNPEPIYRAYSMANHPAEGNIVMLNIRIATPPWDRAKNQFMNVNPGICSSYIFSRKPGDKVMVSGPYGEFHIKPTKKEMLYIGGGAGMAPLRSQIFHMFHTEKTDRKVTYWYGARSLREVFYDDEFEAIEKNFPNFKFNIALSEPLPEDNWTGYQGFIHQVVLDNYLSKHPEPEEIEFYLCGPPMMNSAVFKMLDNLGVPKENIAFDDFGG, from the coding sequence ATGATTGTACTAATCAGTATCGTGGTATTTTTAACCATCATACTTCTTTTGGTTGGCGTTCTCCTTTATGTACGCGCCAAACTCACCCCTCCGGGTAAAGTTAAAATTACCATCAATGATGAAAAAGAAATTGAGGCTCAACCAGGTTCTACCTTGTTGAGTACACTTGCTACCGAAAAAATCTTTCTGCCCTCTGCCTGCGGAGGAGGAGGCACCTGCGCCATGTGTAAATGTCAGGTATTTGAAGGAGCCGGTGAAATTTTACCTACCGAGAAAGGCTATTTCACACGCAAAGAACAACAAAACCACTGGAGATTGGGTTGCCAGGTTAAAGTGCGCGAAGACCTCAAAATCAGTATTCCCAAAGAAATTTTTGGCATTAAAAAGTGGGAATGCGAAGTGGTTAGCAACCGCAATGTTGCCACATTTATCAAGGAATTTGTTGTCAGACTTCCCGAAGGCGAAACACTTGATTTTCAATCAGGTGGTTATATCCAGATTGATGTTCCCAAGTGCGATGTTGACTTCAAGGACATAGTTGTTGAAGATAAATTCCGTGAAGATTGGGACAAACTCAATATCTGGAATTTAAAAATGAAAAACCCTGAGCCAATTTACAGGGCATATTCAATGGCCAACCACCCTGCCGAAGGAAATATTGTAATGCTCAACATCCGTATTGCAACACCACCCTGGGACAGAGCCAAAAATCAGTTTATGAATGTGAACCCGGGAATCTGCTCATCTTATATTTTCTCGCGCAAACCAGGCGACAAAGTAATGGTTTCAGGGCCTTATGGTGAATTTCATATTAAACCTACCAAAAAGGAAATGCTCTATATCGGGGGTGGTGCCGGCATGGCTCCTCTTCGCTCCCAGATATTCCATATGTTTCACACCGAAAAAACTGACAGAAAAGTAACTTATTGGTACGGAGCCCGTTCCTTACGTGAAGTATTCTACGATGATGAATTTGAAGCCATTGAAAAGAACTTCCCGAATTTCAAATTCAACATTGCCCTGTCAGAACCTCTTCCAGAAGACAACTGGACTGGCTACCAGGGATTTATTCACCAGGTAGTTCTTGACAATTATCTCAGCAAACATCCCGAACCGGAAGAAATTGAATTTTACCTTTGCGGACCCCCGATGATGAACTCTGCTGTTTTCAAAATGCTTGATAACCTGGGTGTGCCCAAAGAGAATATTGCATTTGATGACTTTGGCGGATAG
- the nqrE gene encoding NADH:ubiquinone reductase (Na(+)-transporting) subunit E produces the protein MENLINIFVKSIFIDNMIFAYFLGMCSYLAVSKTVKTSVGLGIAVVFVLGITVPVDYLINNYLLREGALSWLGSEFANVDLSFLSFIMFIAVIASMVQLVEMIIEKFSPTLYSSLGIFLPLIAVNCAILGGSLFMQERDYESIAEATAFGLGSGIGWFLAIVAIAAIREKIRYSNIPKPLRGLGITFIITGLMGIAFMSFMGIKL, from the coding sequence ATGGAAAACCTGATAAATATTTTCGTCAAATCCATCTTTATTGACAACATGATTTTTGCTTACTTCCTCGGTATGTGTTCATACCTGGCAGTATCAAAAACAGTTAAAACATCTGTTGGTCTGGGCATCGCGGTTGTTTTTGTTCTGGGTATTACCGTCCCGGTTGATTATCTTATCAACAATTACCTGCTTCGCGAAGGGGCCCTGTCATGGTTAGGCAGTGAATTTGCCAACGTAGATCTGAGCTTTCTAAGCTTTATCATGTTCATCGCAGTAATTGCATCCATGGTTCAGCTGGTTGAAATGATTATTGAGAAATTTTCCCCTACCCTTTATTCTTCGCTGGGAATTTTCCTCCCTCTCATTGCTGTTAACTGTGCAATTCTGGGAGGTTCTCTCTTTATGCAGGAACGGGATTACGAATCTATTGCTGAAGCAACTGCATTCGGTCTGGGCAGCGGCATCGGATGGTTTCTTGCCATTGTTGCTATTGCAGCAATCCGTGAAAAAATACGCTATTCAAATATACCCAAGCCACTAAGAGGACTGGGTATCACCTTTATTATTACAGGTTTGATGGGTATTGCATTTATGAGTTTTATGGGAATTAAACTCTAA
- a CDS encoding NADH:ubiquinone reductase (Na(+)-transporting) subunit D, which translates to MSSVKTEKEPLFSAKTKKLLLGPLNKDNPITVQVLGICSALAVTVKLEPAFVMALSVTVVTAMSNLLISLLRNTIPPRIRIIVQLVVIAALVILVDQILKAYVYDVSKQLSVFVGLIITNCIIMGRLEAFAMANKPWHSFVDGIGNGFGYGVILVIVAFFRELLGSGTIWGYHVMPKAFYDLGYVNNGLMILPPMALVVVGIIIWVQRSRNPDLQEEN; encoded by the coding sequence ATGAGCTCTGTAAAAACCGAAAAGGAACCTTTGTTCTCTGCAAAGACTAAAAAGCTGCTGCTCGGGCCTCTCAATAAAGATAACCCCATCACAGTGCAGGTGCTTGGCATATGTTCAGCACTTGCTGTTACAGTCAAACTTGAACCGGCTTTTGTAATGGCACTGTCAGTAACTGTGGTTACGGCTATGTCAAACCTGCTGATTTCGCTGTTGCGCAATACCATCCCGCCCCGAATCCGAATTATTGTGCAGCTTGTGGTTATTGCAGCACTTGTAATTCTGGTTGACCAAATACTTAAAGCATATGTTTATGATGTAAGTAAACAGCTCTCTGTTTTTGTAGGACTTATCATCACCAACTGCATCATTATGGGACGTTTGGAGGCATTTGCAATGGCCAATAAGCCATGGCATTCCTTCGTCGACGGGATTGGGAATGGATTTGGTTACGGAGTAATCCTGGTCATTGTAGCATTTTTCCGCGAATTACTCGGCTCAGGCACAATATGGGGTTATCATGTAATGCCCAAAGCTTTTTATGACCTGGGATATGTTAACAACGGACTTATGATTCTGCCTCCTATGGCCCTGGTTGTGGTTGGCATCATCATTTGGGTTCAACGTTCGAGAAATCCTGACCTTCAAGAAGAAAATTAG
- the nqrC gene encoding NADH:ubiquinone reductase (Na(+)-transporting) subunit C, whose protein sequence is MFSNGYIFRYASIMVILVAALLSAAAILLKPAQERNVKIEKIQDILRSANIESTTANAEELYDKHIVKEITITSEGEEVSVYANGKFEKGNQRAFLIDLKAELKAQQDFKAGKSTKQPVFPLFACKVGEEEMYIIPMYGMGLWGPVWGNIALKNDLSTVVGVTFGHKGETPGLGAEISTPMFVSQFPGKTILDENGNFVSIKVVKGGVNNSNINPSHGVDAISGGTITSVGVSNMIKDCLENYVMYIKKQKAI, encoded by the coding sequence ATCCTGGTAGCAGCACTGCTTTCCGCTGCAGCAATATTGCTGAAACCTGCGCAGGAAAGAAATGTTAAAATTGAGAAAATTCAGGACATCCTGCGGTCTGCCAACATCGAATCAACCACCGCTAACGCCGAAGAACTTTACGATAAGCATATTGTAAAAGAGATCACAATCACCAGCGAAGGCGAAGAAGTAAGTGTTTATGCCAACGGAAAATTTGAAAAAGGCAACCAAAGAGCATTTCTCATCGACCTGAAAGCAGAACTTAAAGCCCAACAGGACTTTAAAGCCGGAAAAAGCACCAAACAGCCTGTATTTCCTTTGTTTGCATGCAAAGTTGGAGAAGAAGAAATGTACATCATTCCTATGTATGGGATGGGGTTGTGGGGTCCCGTTTGGGGAAACATCGCGCTCAAAAACGACTTATCCACTGTTGTAGGTGTAACTTTCGGTCACAAAGGAGAAACGCCTGGCCTGGGTGCTGAAATCTCAACACCCATGTTTGTTTCCCAGTTTCCCGGTAAAACAATTCTTGACGAAAACGGCAATTTTGTATCCATTAAAGTGGTTAAAGGAGGCGTCAACAATTCCAACATCAACCCTTCACATGGCGTGGATGCCATTTCAGGAGGTACAATCACCAGTGTAGGTGTTAGTAACATGATCAAAGATTGTCTGGAAAATTATGTAATGTATATTAAAAAACAAAAAGCTATATGA